Proteins found in one Triticum urartu cultivar G1812 chromosome 4, Tu2.1, whole genome shotgun sequence genomic segment:
- the LOC125550605 gene encoding protein JINGUBANG-like encodes MGNHQKLLNFLRPEPAAVAACSPRSFSSSSASVSDDDGYSCSSYPTTDGDASPSRYCGSSTPPTPRSPWAHLPGLGAGGAVAEPGATGLIASLVKEDGHVYSLAATGDVLYTGTDSRNVRVWRDQRELAGFRTASGLVKAIVVAHDGRIFTGHQDGKVRVWRADADNPAVHRQVGSLPKLKDYLKSAVNPTSYVETQRKGRQRAVWLRHSDAVSSLSLDEGAGLLYSASWDRTFKVWRVSDSKCLESVSAHDDAVNTVAAAGFDSVVFTGSADGTVKVWRRETAAKGDATKHVLEKVLREGESAVTAIAVSPEDRVVYVGSSDGLVTYWYWVDGEARYGGVLKGHKMAVMCLAVAGNVVVSGSADRTLCVWRRDGAEHVCLSVLAGHTGPVKCVAMDEEAAAGSGGDRRFVVYSGSLDGSVKVWRLSDAQAAPSQAWSGRPAPAPYAEAWAPPYQTVAKPKRVAAA; translated from the coding sequence ATGGGTAACCACCAGAAGCTCCTCAACTTCCTCCGGCCGGAGCCGGCCGCGGTGGCCGCATGCTCGCCGAggtccttctcctcctcctccgcctctgtGTCGGACGATGACGGGTACAGCTGCTCGTCCTACCCCACCACGGACGGGGACGCCTCGCCGTCGCGCTACTGCGGCTCCTCCACCCCGCCCACGCCCAGGTCGCCGTGGGCGCACCTCCCGGGCCTCGGCGCCGGGGGCGCCGTCGCGGAACCGGGGGCCACGGGCCTCATCGCGTCGCTGGTCAAGGAGGACGGCCACGTCTACTCGCTGGCGGCGACCGGGGACGTTCTTTACACCGGAACCGACTCCCGGAACGTGCGCGTGTGGCGGGACCAGCGCGAGCTCGCCGGGTTCAGGACCGCCAGCGGCCTCGTCAAGGCCATCGTCGTCGCCCACGACGGCCGCATCTTCACCGGTCACCAGGACGGCAAGGTGCGCGTGTGGCGCGCCGACGCGGACAACCCCGCCGTGCACCGCCAGGTGGGCTCGCTCCCCAAGCTCAAGGACTACCTCAAGAGCGCGGTCAACCCCACCAGCTACGTCGAGACGCAGCGCAAGGGGCGCCAGCGCGCGGTGTGGCTTCGGCACTCGGACGCTGTGTCCTCCCTCAGCCTCGACGAGGGCGCCGGGCTGCTCTACTCGGCCTCGTGGGACAGGACCTTCAAGGTGTGGCGCGTGTCGGACTCCAAGTGCCTCGAGTCCGTCAGCGCGCACGACGACGCAGTGAACACCGTGGCCGCCGCCGGGTTCGACAGCGTCGTGTTCACCGGGTCCGCCGACGGCACCGTCAAGGTGTGGCGGCGGGAGACGGCCGCGAAGGGCGACGCGACGAAGCATGTCCTGGAGAAGGTGCTCAGGGAGGGCGAGAGCGCGGTCACCGCCATCGCCGTGTCGCCCGAGGACCGCGTCGTGTACGTGGGCTCGTCGGACGGGCTGGTCACCTACTGGTACTGGGTCGACGGCGAGGCGAGATACGGCGGCGTGCTCAAGGGCCACAAGATGGCGGTGATGTGCCTGGCGGTGGCCGGCAACGTCGTCGTCAGCGGCTCGGCCGACCGGACCCTCTGCGTCTGGCGGCGCGACGGGGCAGAGCACGTCTGCCTGAGCGTTCTGGCCGGACACACCGGACCCGTGAAGTGCGTCGCCATGGACGAGGAGGCGGCCGCCGGTTCGGGCGGGGATCGGCGGTTCGTGGTGTACAGCGGGAGCCTCGACGGGTCGGTCAAGGTCTGGCGCCTGTCGGACGCACAGGCTGCACCGTCGCAGGCATGGAGCGGCCGGCCGGCTCCGGCGCCGTACGCGGAGGCGTGGGCGCCGCCGTACCAGACGGTGGCGAAGCCGAAGCGCGTGGCAGCGGCGTGA